One Salinimonas marina DNA segment encodes these proteins:
- a CDS encoding FixH family protein: MHDPWYKQFWPWFFIVVPFVTLIMGGLMLYLAINTQDTLVVDDYYKEGRAINASIAREQEAKVRNISTSLQIEKGVVLVTFLSGMPAQGTAIRLSLYHTTLASRDISVLLSRDANGVYRGFIKQDITGKWRVTIEPVDLVWKLQTVVFLPSKQPVTINP, from the coding sequence ATGCACGATCCCTGGTATAAACAATTCTGGCCCTGGTTTTTCATCGTGGTGCCCTTTGTCACATTGATAATGGGCGGCCTCATGCTCTATCTGGCAATAAATACACAGGACACCCTGGTGGTGGATGACTATTATAAAGAAGGCCGCGCCATCAATGCCTCGATAGCCCGTGAACAGGAGGCCAAAGTTCGCAATATCAGTACTTCTTTGCAAATTGAAAAGGGCGTCGTACTGGTAACGTTTTTATCCGGTATGCCTGCCCAGGGTACCGCCATACGACTATCGCTATACCACACCACCCTGGCCTCAAGGGACATTTCGGTATTATTGAGCCGGGATGCCAACGGCGTTTACCGGGGTTTTATCAAACAGGATATAACTGGCAAATGGCGGGTGACCATAGAGCCGGTCGATCTGGTTTGGAAACTGCAAACAGTGGTATTTTTACCCTCAAAACAGCCGGTCACGATTAATCCCTGA
- the ccoP gene encoding cytochrome-c oxidase, cbb3-type subunit III: MSMFWTIWISVITLGTIIGCYFLLRWCLTNFTDVKEGESMGHTFDGIEELNNPLPKWWTILFYVTIVFGFIYLILYPGLGSYQGLWGWKSSNQNIQSLAESEQARKQALEDGMYVEYDVSLAKAAERFGPIFEAFAKTPVEELAGNPDAVKIGRRLFLQNCAQCHGSDARGQNGGFPNLTDDDWLYGGSGAKITETLINGRQAAMPAWLDAMGEQGIDEVVAYVLSLSGRKVDQALADKGEARFAVCSACHGPDGKGNQALGAPNLTDNIWLYGGSKRAVTETLTYGRNGVMPAFKDTLGEDKIHVVAAYVYSLSHQPE, encoded by the coding sequence ATGAGCATGTTTTGGACAATTTGGATCTCGGTAATTACGCTGGGTACCATTATTGGGTGTTATTTCCTGTTGCGCTGGTGTCTTACCAACTTCACCGATGTCAAAGAAGGCGAAAGCATGGGCCACACCTTTGATGGTATTGAGGAGCTTAATAATCCTCTGCCAAAATGGTGGACCATTCTGTTCTACGTCACTATTGTGTTTGGGTTTATTTATCTGATTTTGTATCCGGGTCTTGGCAGCTATCAGGGGTTGTGGGGATGGAAAAGCTCAAACCAGAATATTCAGTCGCTGGCAGAATCGGAGCAGGCCAGAAAACAAGCTTTGGAAGATGGCATGTATGTCGAATATGATGTCAGCCTGGCTAAAGCAGCCGAACGCTTTGGACCGATTTTTGAGGCTTTTGCAAAAACCCCGGTAGAAGAGCTCGCGGGTAACCCGGATGCCGTAAAAATTGGCCGGCGTTTATTTTTACAAAACTGCGCCCAATGTCATGGCTCCGATGCCAGAGGCCAGAACGGGGGCTTTCCCAATCTGACCGACGATGACTGGCTGTATGGTGGCAGTGGTGCGAAAATTACTGAAACCCTTATAAATGGCAGACAGGCGGCGATGCCGGCATGGCTGGATGCCATGGGTGAACAGGGTATTGACGAGGTGGTCGCGTATGTTCTGAGCCTGAGTGGTCGTAAGGTGGACCAGGCGCTGGCCGATAAAGGGGAAGCCCGGTTTGCGGTCTGCTCCGCCTGTCATGGTCCTGATGGTAAAGGCAATCAGGCGTTGGGCGCTCCTAATCTGACCGATAATATCTGGTTATATGGTGGCAGCAAGCGTGCCGTTACCGAAACCCTGACCTATGGTCGCAATGGGGTCATGCCTGCCTTTAAGGATACGTTGGGTGAAGATAAAATTCATGTGGTTGCCGCCTATGTTTATAGCCTCTCGCACCAGCCTGAATAA
- a CDS encoding cbb3-type cytochrome oxidase subunit 3, translating to MDQGIVGTIFTLLVFICFFAVVWWAFSSRNKDKFDDAANLPFADEGHQESDKKKRES from the coding sequence ATGGATCAGGGCATTGTAGGTACCATTTTTACATTATTGGTTTTTATCTGCTTTTTTGCTGTGGTGTGGTGGGCATTTAGCAGTCGTAACAAAGACAAATTCGACGACGCGGCCAATTTGCCGTTTGCAGACGAAGGCCATCAGGAATCAGACAAAAAGAAGCGGGAGTCATGA
- the ccoO gene encoding cytochrome-c oxidase, cbb3-type subunit II encodes MKNPHEIIEKNVGLLTILILIAISLGALVQITPLMFQQQTMEPVEGLTPYTALQLEGRDIYIREGCVGCHSQMIRPFRAETERYGHYSVAGESVWEHPFLWGSKRTGPDLARVGGRYSDAWHLAHLRNPRDVVPESNMPGFPWLLENELTGELTAKKMEVFRGFGVPYTDEDIAGAKAAVAGKTEMEALIAYLQSLGTHLK; translated from the coding sequence GTGAAAAATCCACATGAAATAATAGAAAAAAATGTCGGTTTGCTGACCATACTCATTCTGATCGCGATCAGCCTGGGCGCATTGGTGCAAATTACCCCGCTGATGTTTCAACAGCAGACCATGGAACCGGTGGAAGGGCTGACCCCATACACCGCCCTGCAACTGGAAGGTCGCGATATCTACATTCGTGAAGGCTGTGTGGGCTGTCACTCACAGATGATACGCCCGTTTCGGGCCGAGACCGAGCGTTATGGCCATTACAGTGTCGCGGGTGAATCAGTATGGGAGCATCCGTTCTTATGGGGCTCAAAACGAACCGGGCCTGATTTGGCCCGTGTGGGTGGCCGGTATAGCGACGCCTGGCATTTAGCGCACCTTCGTAACCCACGGGATGTGGTACCAGAATCGAATATGCCGGGTTTTCCGTGGTTGCTTGAAAATGAGCTGACCGGAGAACTTACCGCGAAAAAAATGGAAGTGTTCAGAGGCTTTGGCGTGCCTTACACCGATGAGGATATTGCCGGGGCGAAAGCCGCTGTGGCCGGTAAGACAGAAATGGAAGCCCTCATCGCTTATTTACAATCACTTGGGACGCATTTGAAATAA
- the ccoN gene encoding cytochrome-c oxidase, cbb3-type subunit I has product MSEISQEKPVYNYKVVRQFTIMTIVWGIVGMGLGAFIAAQLFAPVLNFDLPWLTFSRLRPLHTNSVIFAFGGCALFATSYYVVQRTSQVRLFSDKLAAFTFWGWQAVIVSAIITLPLGLTTTKEYAELEWPIDILIALVWLAYCINFFGTMIIRKVSHIYVANWFFGAFILTVLVLHIGNSMAIPVSFTKSYSLYAGAVDAMMQWWYGHNAVGFFLTAGFLGMMYYFVPKQAGRPVYSYRLSIVHFWALISLYIWAGPHHLHYTALPDWTQSLGMVMSIILFVPSWGGMINGIMTLSGAWHKLRTDPVLRFLVVSLTFYGMSTFEGPMMAIKTVNALSHYTDWTIGHVHSGALGWVAMISIGSVYHLIPILFHQRAMYSVRLVNLHFWLATIGVVLYIVAMWFSGVLQGLMWRAVNADGTLTYSFVESLEASKPFYVVRFIGGCFVVAGMLVMAYNTWKTVRAPRGSIAADVATQPA; this is encoded by the coding sequence ATGAGTGAAATCAGTCAGGAAAAGCCGGTCTACAACTACAAGGTTGTGCGGCAATTTACGATCATGACCATTGTCTGGGGTATCGTAGGGATGGGATTAGGCGCCTTTATTGCCGCTCAGTTGTTTGCCCCGGTCCTGAATTTCGATTTACCCTGGCTTACTTTTTCGCGGCTTCGCCCGTTACACACAAACTCCGTTATCTTTGCTTTTGGCGGGTGTGCCTTGTTTGCCACGTCCTATTATGTGGTGCAGCGAACCTCGCAGGTACGATTGTTTAGTGACAAACTGGCTGCATTTACTTTCTGGGGCTGGCAGGCGGTTATTGTTAGCGCCATTATTACCCTGCCGCTCGGGTTAACGACTACGAAAGAATACGCTGAACTGGAATGGCCCATCGATATTCTTATCGCTTTGGTGTGGCTGGCATACTGCATCAACTTCTTCGGCACGATGATCATCCGCAAAGTCAGCCATATCTATGTGGCCAACTGGTTTTTTGGTGCCTTCATCCTCACCGTGCTGGTTTTGCATATTGGTAACAGTATGGCGATCCCGGTTTCTTTCACCAAATCTTACTCACTGTATGCCGGCGCTGTAGATGCCATGATGCAGTGGTGGTATGGCCATAACGCCGTAGGCTTTTTCCTGACCGCCGGCTTTTTGGGGATGATGTATTACTTTGTACCTAAACAGGCTGGCCGACCGGTCTATTCCTACCGTTTATCGATTGTGCATTTCTGGGCGTTGATTTCACTTTACATCTGGGCGGGTCCGCATCATCTTCATTACACGGCCCTGCCGGACTGGACCCAGTCTTTAGGAATGGTGATGTCGATCATTTTGTTTGTGCCCTCCTGGGGCGGCATGATTAACGGTATTATGACGTTATCCGGGGCCTGGCATAAACTGCGCACCGACCCGGTGCTGCGATTTCTAGTGGTGTCACTGACCTTCTACGGTATGTCTACCTTTGAAGGGCCGATGATGGCCATCAAAACAGTTAATGCCCTGTCGCATTACACCGACTGGACCATTGGTCATGTGCATTCCGGCGCATTAGGCTGGGTAGCCATGATCTCTATCGGTTCGGTTTATCATCTGATCCCAATCCTGTTCCACCAGCGGGCCATGTACAGCGTGCGTCTGGTGAATCTGCACTTCTGGCTGGCGACCATCGGCGTGGTGCTGTATATCGTTGCCATGTGGTTCTCAGGTGTACTGCAGGGGCTGATGTGGCGTGCAGTCAATGCCGACGGCACGCTGACGTACAGCTTTGTAGAGTCGCTGGAGGCGTCTAAACCGTTTTATGTAGTACGTTTCATCGGGGGTTGTTTTGTGGTGGCAGGCATGCTGGTCATGGCTTACAACACGTGGAAGACCGTTCGGGCACCCCGGGGCAGTATTGCTGCCGATGTTGCTACGCAGCCGGCATGA
- the bfr gene encoding bacterioferritin: MKGNANIISGLNALLAYELAAMDQYFIHSQMYLDWGLHKLYERIDHEFDDERGHATKLIERMLFLEGTPDMQTRTGFKVGHNVPAMLESDLRVEYEVDAKLREVIALCEQEKDYVTREMLIELLDDTEMDHARWLEQQLNLIKVLGLPNYLQSQM, encoded by the coding sequence ATGAAAGGTAATGCAAATATAATCTCCGGACTGAATGCTTTGCTGGCGTATGAACTGGCGGCGATGGATCAGTATTTTATCCATTCTCAAATGTATCTCGACTGGGGCTTACACAAACTTTATGAGCGCATTGATCATGAGTTTGATGATGAGCGTGGCCATGCGACAAAATTGATTGAACGGATGCTGTTTTTGGAAGGCACGCCGGACATGCAAACCCGTACCGGCTTTAAAGTGGGTCACAATGTGCCGGCGATGCTGGAAAGTGATCTTCGGGTTGAGTACGAGGTTGATGCAAAATTACGGGAAGTTATCGCACTGTGTGAACAGGAAAAGGATTATGTGACCCGTGAGATGCTCATCGAGTTACTGGACGATACCGAAATGGATCATGCCCGCTGGTTAGAGCAACAGCTGAATCTTATCAAGGTCCTGGGTTTACCAAACTATCTGCAGTCACAGATGTAA
- the bfr gene encoding bacterioferritin: MQGDRQVVAMLNEVLTCELTSINQYFLHARMFKNWGIHELNETNYKKSIKDMKQADDLIERILFLEGLPNLQALGKLYIGEAPQEMIGCDMRFQIEQLPLLRKAIALCEEKQDYVSRDLLEAILKYEEDHLDWLETQEFQIGAMGLENYLQAQVKGDD; this comes from the coding sequence ATGCAAGGCGACCGTCAAGTAGTAGCCATGCTCAATGAAGTGCTGACATGCGAGCTAACCTCCATCAACCAGTATTTTTTGCATGCCCGCATGTTTAAAAACTGGGGCATTCATGAGCTAAACGAAACCAATTATAAAAAGTCTATCAAGGACATGAAGCAGGCCGATGACCTGATTGAACGGATCCTGTTTTTAGAAGGCCTGCCAAATTTACAGGCCCTGGGGAAGCTCTATATCGGCGAAGCGCCCCAGGAAATGATTGGCTGTGATATGCGTTTTCAGATTGAACAGCTGCCGTTGTTGAGAAAGGCCATCGCCCTGTGTGAAGAAAAACAGGACTATGTGAGCCGGGATTTACTTGAAGCCATCCTCAAGTATGAAGAAGACCATCTTGACTGGCTTGAAACCCAGGAATTCCAGATCGGCGCGATGGGACTTGAAAACTATCTGCAGGCGCAGGTTAAAGGAGACGACTAA
- a CDS encoding cation:proton antiporter family protein, translating to MEYVFLLFAFVCGLTIKLTGIPPMVGYLAAGFILNAYGFSMTDNLQQIADLGITIMLFTIGLKLNVTDLSKREVWLGSIAHTMVWVAVTSVVVMGLGFVFASATGAMNWQNAALIAFALSFSSTVCVIKILEESGESKTRHGRLAIGILVMQDVFAVIFMVAVTGKLPSIWALGLLGLIPALPLINRIIDRSGHGELLPLTGFVLALGGYHLFDMVDMKGDLGALIVGILLARHSKAVELSKSLLAFKDLFLIGFFLSIGLTALPDLDMLLLALAVCLLLPLKAMLFFGLFTSLRLRARTSYLTSLVLSNYSEFGLIVGALAVSLGLLGEHWLVVLALAVSLSFVLTSLLYRNSHSRYIRIKSAITRFERDRRLPEDIYPSLDKAHFLVIGMGRVGLGAYRSLSKLVDSRVVGMDADRPKTIRLRKEGLNVICGDGEDIDLWENLNITQAQLVLLALPSIEDAINITRQLKHAGYTGKVAAIARYEDEVNSLLEHGVDKVFNFFTEAGLGFAEESLAYVHANQNVIIPDK from the coding sequence ATGGAATATGTGTTTCTGCTTTTCGCCTTTGTTTGCGGGCTTACCATTAAACTGACCGGCATCCCGCCCATGGTAGGGTATCTCGCCGCCGGTTTTATTTTAAACGCCTATGGTTTTTCAATGACCGACAACTTACAGCAGATTGCTGATCTCGGGATCACCATCATGCTGTTTACCATCGGCCTGAAGCTTAATGTAACAGATTTGAGCAAACGTGAAGTGTGGCTGGGTAGTATTGCCCACACCATGGTTTGGGTGGCAGTCACCAGTGTGGTGGTGATGGGATTGGGCTTTGTTTTTGCCAGTGCCACCGGTGCGATGAACTGGCAAAATGCCGCCCTGATTGCGTTTGCGTTAAGCTTTTCAAGTACCGTGTGCGTAATAAAAATTCTTGAAGAAAGTGGCGAAAGCAAAACCCGTCATGGGCGTCTGGCCATTGGTATTCTGGTTATGCAGGATGTCTTCGCGGTGATCTTTATGGTGGCGGTGACCGGCAAACTGCCCTCCATCTGGGCGCTGGGGTTATTGGGGCTGATCCCGGCCCTGCCGCTGATAAACCGTATTATAGACCGCTCGGGACATGGCGAGCTGCTACCACTTACCGGCTTTGTGCTTGCCCTGGGCGGCTACCACCTGTTTGATATGGTGGACATGAAAGGCGACCTGGGGGCACTGATTGTGGGCATTTTGCTGGCCAGACATTCTAAAGCAGTGGAATTATCAAAGTCATTGCTGGCCTTCAAAGATCTGTTTTTAATTGGGTTCTTCTTATCTATCGGCCTGACTGCGCTGCCTGATCTGGACATGTTGTTACTGGCGCTGGCGGTGTGCTTGTTATTACCGCTCAAAGCCATGTTGTTCTTCGGCTTGTTTACCTCCTTACGACTGCGAGCCCGGACCAGTTACCTTACCAGCCTGGTGCTGTCTAACTACAGTGAGTTTGGGCTCATCGTTGGTGCGTTAGCGGTGTCGCTGGGATTACTGGGAGAGCATTGGTTGGTGGTGCTGGCGCTGGCCGTTTCCCTGTCCTTTGTCCTTACCAGTTTATTGTATCGTAATTCCCACAGCCGCTATATACGCATAAAATCTGCCATCACCCGCTTTGAGCGGGACCGTCGTTTACCTGAAGATATTTACCCTAGCCTGGATAAAGCTCATTTTTTGGTGATTGGGATGGGCCGGGTTGGTCTTGGTGCCTACCGTTCGTTAAGCAAACTGGTGGACAGCCGGGTGGTTGGCATGGATGCAGATCGTCCAAAAACGATTCGTCTACGTAAAGAGGGATTGAATGTTATTTGCGGGGACGGTGAAGATATCGACCTGTGGGAAAATCTGAACATCACCCAGGCGCAGCTGGTTTTGCTGGCCCTGCCTTCCATTGAGGATGCCATTAATATCACCCGCCAGCTTAAACATGCTGGTTATACCGGAAAAGTGGCGGCAATTGCCCGTTATGAAGACGAAGTAAATTCGCTACTGGAGCACGGCGTGGACAAAGTATTTAACTTTTTCACCGAAGCCGGCTTGGGCTTTGCCGAGGAAAGTCTGGCTTATGTCCATGCAAATCAGAATGTTATCATTCCTGACAAATAG
- a CDS encoding alpha/beta fold hydrolase, with product MWILLTFIALLIIVYWYTYPRLGEIMLNAYQQRAIQQANLVRRRYSINGISLSVLETEGARNKSKPLLMMIHGFTGDNSVWLSLATLYKDDYHIVIPDLPGHGHTGFSPQWQYDIEAQSTLLNALIWRLGYQKATLIGNSMGGYISAWMSRYKASAVQAQILLCPAGLPARRKSRLDALLDKGQNPFFITRRRAYYRLLSMTMSSSPYIPRMVKDVLADEHIRRVSEYQQVFGDFASTGYMNTQELAKTRVPTLIIWGARDAMLDVSALDNWLDCLSCDYEVFHDVGHMPMLEAPGRTYQRTQHFLHQPRADYAA from the coding sequence ATGTGGATTTTGCTCACCTTTATTGCGCTGTTAATCATCGTTTATTGGTACACTTACCCCCGGCTTGGCGAAATTATGTTAAATGCCTATCAGCAACGCGCTATTCAGCAGGCGAACCTGGTGCGTCGACGTTATTCCATCAATGGCATCAGTCTGAGCGTGCTTGAAACCGAAGGTGCCCGCAATAAAAGCAAACCCTTGCTGATGATGATTCACGGCTTTACCGGCGATAATTCTGTGTGGCTGTCGTTGGCCACGCTCTACAAAGACGATTATCATATTGTGATCCCGGACTTACCTGGACATGGGCACACCGGATTTTCACCACAATGGCAATACGATATTGAAGCGCAGTCCACCTTGCTCAACGCACTCATCTGGCGGCTGGGCTACCAAAAAGCCACCCTTATCGGCAACTCCATGGGCGGCTATATCAGCGCCTGGATGTCCCGCTACAAAGCATCGGCAGTACAGGCTCAGATTTTATTATGCCCGGCCGGATTGCCGGCACGCCGTAAAAGTCGTCTGGACGCTTTGTTAGACAAAGGTCAGAACCCATTTTTCATAACCCGGCGGCGGGCCTATTATCGATTATTGTCGATGACCATGTCCTCCAGTCCCTACATTCCCAGGATGGTGAAAGATGTGCTGGCGGATGAACACATTCGTCGGGTCAGTGAATATCAGCAGGTTTTCGGCGACTTCGCCAGCACCGGCTACATGAATACCCAGGAATTGGCCAAAACGCGGGTCCCGACGCTCATCATCTGGGGGGCGCGTGATGCTATGCTGGATGTCTCCGCCCTGGACAACTGGTTGGACTGCTTATCCTGTGACTATGAGGTATTTCATGATGTAGGGCATATGCCCATGCTCGAAGCACCTGGTCGCACTTACCAGCGCACCCAACATTTTTTACATCAGCCGCGGGCTGACTATGCTGCCTAA
- a CDS encoding glutamate synthase-related protein — translation MMLALGCVQSLSCNTNTCPSGVATQNPKLSKGLDPTDKGERVRNYHHKTVESLMDILSSTGHNSPDHLNRTQIFRRISQWEVKRYDEIFPLIKRGSLLGEELPEALRLHFLEANADSFMPSSHLADIDKETKNIDA, via the coding sequence ATGATGCTGGCATTGGGTTGTGTTCAGTCGCTCTCCTGTAATACCAATACCTGCCCGTCGGGGGTAGCAACCCAGAACCCGAAATTAAGTAAAGGACTGGATCCTACTGATAAAGGCGAGCGCGTACGCAATTACCATCATAAAACCGTGGAATCATTAATGGATATTTTGTCCTCTACCGGGCATAACTCACCAGATCACCTTAATCGTACACAAATTTTCCGGCGTATCAGCCAATGGGAAGTAAAGCGCTATGACGAGATCTTCCCACTGATTAAACGCGGTAGCCTGTTAGGCGAGGAGTTACCAGAGGCGCTAAGACTGCATTTTCTGGAAGCTAATGCCGACAGCTTTATGCCCTCCAGTCATCTGGCTGATATTGATAAGGAAACCAAGAATATCGACGCTTAG
- a CDS encoding diacylglycerol kinase codes for MFTTKSTGFARLYYATLYSVKGLRAAFVSEPAIRQELAAMALLLPLACYLEVSLSEKLLMIMSLFIVLIVELLNSAIEALADRVSDEVHVLIGKAKDIGSAAVFISLLLVAVVWGAVLLKV; via the coding sequence ATGTTTACTACCAAATCTACCGGGTTTGCCCGGCTTTACTATGCCACTCTTTATTCAGTAAAAGGTCTGCGAGCAGCCTTTGTCAGCGAACCTGCCATCAGACAGGAGCTTGCCGCTATGGCCTTGTTACTGCCGTTAGCCTGCTATCTGGAAGTCTCATTAAGCGAAAAACTGCTCATGATCATGAGTCTGTTCATCGTGCTTATTGTTGAGTTATTAAACTCTGCTATCGAAGCGCTGGCTGACAGGGTCAGTGATGAAGTTCATGTTCTTATTGGCAAAGCCAAGGATATCGGTTCAGCAGCAGTGTTTATCAGCCTGCTGCTAGTGGCAGTGGTATGGGGCGCAGTGTTATTGAAGGTGTAA
- a CDS encoding DUF945 family protein, with protein sequence MTLAPLTMQAESDIDLSYFDTVINWKGLTLTGSSTGTDVTLGRMQFTADNERTERGFYVGEFNADVTDIRIVTGVSTMLPTEVLIDKLRLSGELEQEDDAFYEYEYEFAIDNISTGSSENVISKVKADISINQLSAELFETLQAANKASSTSGLDKAWQTFGQNEHGIEIEELGFFFNEQPVSLNADLTLAKHTMADYDQNRLGQKLNGQANITISEELAKSNPVISLVLAEQIKKNVVTLHEGKYQANLVIKNGKITANNQVLYQL encoded by the coding sequence TTGACCCTGGCGCCATTGACGATGCAGGCAGAGTCAGATATTGATCTGTCTTATTTTGATACCGTGATCAACTGGAAAGGCCTCACCCTGACGGGAAGCTCTACTGGCACGGATGTGACCCTGGGGCGTATGCAATTTACCGCTGACAATGAACGGACTGAACGGGGTTTTTATGTCGGTGAATTTAATGCAGATGTTACCGATATTCGAATCGTCACCGGGGTCTCCACCATGCTGCCTACGGAAGTTCTGATAGATAAACTCAGACTGTCGGGCGAGCTAGAGCAGGAAGACGATGCCTTCTATGAATACGAGTATGAATTTGCCATTGATAATATCAGTACCGGCAGCTCTGAAAACGTCATTAGCAAGGTTAAAGCAGATATCAGCATAAACCAGCTGAGTGCCGAGCTCTTCGAGACGTTACAGGCAGCCAATAAGGCGTCCTCGACGTCAGGCTTAGACAAAGCATGGCAGACGTTTGGTCAAAACGAACATGGGATTGAGATTGAAGAGCTGGGATTCTTCTTTAATGAGCAACCGGTGTCATTGAATGCAGATTTGACGCTGGCGAAGCACACTATGGCTGACTATGACCAAAACCGGTTGGGGCAGAAGCTCAATGGCCAGGCTAACATCACAATTTCTGAAGAGCTTGCTAAGTCTAATCCGGTGATAAGCCTGGTGCTGGCCGAGCAAATAAAGAAAAATGTAGTGACATTACACGAAGGAAAGTATCAGGCTAACCTGGTCATCAAAAACGGCAAGATAACGGCCAATAACCAGGTTCTTTATCAGCTGTAA
- a CDS encoding FAD/NAD(P)-binding protein, with translation MTTAVSLASHKNIAVIGAGPATVYLLAEICRDKKLFNHQLTIFESSGVIGRGTPYNSYSSQYKMLSNLHSEEVPELHVPFARWCEQNFITVPETIIPRYLLGQYLEAAFHHYCHCLEPNVQLVSRCEITRIEPTDSGAFLVYHHSQPAGEFDQIVINTGHGTINENALPSDEASACIAYLSTPYPLQRVLSTNISNIVIRGASLSAIDCALAVAQKKGYFETVRNRLRYTARTPLHLTMYSSTGRFPSPWFASLDLQSDIEARLSQMVGEASTICLQRLFKAGFIDFLAAYAPSVYQQVHSKNIEQTVAYLLSNRQKLSVETLLKVEFLGHLYDAVADPESQENWQGVLECFGNALHCYSHLLSQQDLRCYENVLKPFIAKANAALPTQSAAKIHALMQSGALTIKQCEISRENFEQLAFCAPEPVRHLYVDCTSGDNLGGCAAMIQPLIQAGILQQKPDSNANKPDLWVNKHFQAVAENGLAHIFIGAPSLLSSTLLTLPGLEVNDFLSTAIAQALGAQQSIAIDTMINATSSTQ, from the coding sequence ATGACCACTGCTGTTTCGTTAGCTTCACATAAAAATATTGCTGTTATAGGTGCAGGGCCTGCCACTGTTTACCTGCTCGCCGAGATTTGTCGCGACAAAAAACTATTTAACCACCAGCTTACCATTTTCGAAAGCTCCGGGGTGATTGGCCGGGGAACCCCTTACAATAGTTACTCCAGTCAATATAAAATGCTGTCTAATCTGCACAGCGAAGAGGTACCTGAACTACATGTTCCTTTTGCCCGGTGGTGCGAACAAAACTTTATTACCGTCCCTGAAACCATAATTCCCAGATACCTGCTGGGACAATACCTGGAAGCGGCCTTTCACCATTACTGTCATTGCCTGGAACCAAACGTGCAGTTGGTATCACGCTGTGAAATAACCCGCATTGAACCCACTGACAGTGGAGCGTTTCTGGTCTATCACCATAGCCAGCCCGCCGGTGAATTTGACCAAATCGTCATTAATACCGGGCATGGAACGATTAATGAAAATGCTTTACCCAGTGATGAGGCCAGCGCCTGCATAGCGTATTTAAGCACCCCCTACCCTTTGCAACGCGTACTGAGCACTAACATCAGCAATATTGTAATCCGCGGGGCATCATTATCTGCTATTGATTGTGCGTTGGCGGTCGCCCAAAAAAAAGGCTATTTTGAAACCGTTCGCAATCGTCTGCGCTACACTGCCCGGACGCCCCTGCACCTTACCATGTATTCAAGTACCGGACGTTTCCCCAGTCCCTGGTTTGCCTCCCTGGATTTACAAAGCGATATTGAAGCCCGACTGAGTCAGATGGTGGGCGAGGCATCTACTATTTGCTTGCAAAGGTTGTTTAAAGCAGGATTTATCGATTTTCTGGCCGCTTATGCACCCTCGGTTTATCAACAGGTCCACTCCAAAAATATCGAACAAACCGTCGCCTATTTACTTTCTAACCGGCAAAAGCTTAGTGTAGAGACATTATTAAAGGTCGAGTTTCTTGGCCATCTTTATGATGCCGTCGCAGACCCGGAGAGTCAGGAAAACTGGCAAGGTGTGCTGGAGTGCTTTGGTAATGCCCTGCACTGCTATTCACATTTGCTCAGTCAGCAAGACTTGCGGTGTTATGAAAACGTATTAAAGCCTTTTATTGCCAAGGCAAATGCTGCTCTGCCCACCCAAAGTGCCGCGAAAATTCATGCCCTGATGCAAAGCGGTGCCCTGACCATTAAACAGTGTGAAATCAGTCGGGAAAATTTTGAACAACTCGCCTTCTGTGCGCCTGAACCGGTACGGCATTTGTATGTTGACTGTACCAGTGGCGATAACCTTGGTGGCTGTGCCGCTATGATACAGCCCCTTATACAAGCCGGGATTTTACAGCAAAAACCCGACAGCAACGCCAACAAGCCCGACTTGTGGGTAAACAAACATTTTCAGGCGGTGGCTGAAAATGGCCTTGCTCACATTTTTATTGGGGCTCCTTCGTTGTTAAGCTCCACCTTGCTAACCTTGCCGGGTCTTGAGGTGAACGACTTTTTATCCACTGCCATCGCCCAGGCTCTTGGTGCACAGCAGAGCATAGCCATCGATACCATGATAAACGCCACCAGCTCGACTCAATAG